From Hydrogenothermus marinus, one genomic window encodes:
- a CDS encoding GTPase — MQSLRQEIKFLVNRFIRASEKAKQISFEGVETEKIDNLRDAITKEVENLINNLKRFQNLEWDTLNIAFFGETNAGKSTLIEALIKGDGRTVGTGVKDFTTEIKNYSFGEKIKLLDMPGIEGDEKKVKNEIWKAVNKAHIIFYIFPHTKEPERETLKKIRKYLNKNAYVYGLINIRGNLPKQALEKILNENIKIVKENSERHLKEYLKDAFKDIFIVHTLYAFFSRARQIPDNLKNSYEKALNIYQSKEELEELSKIKQIEEIVKKENQKKEIIIPWDNTKKILKSQEQVISQILYFKKDMDKAIKDFKDHLYATKEKLKKEKELLKSNINRVINVELSKFESELIEFLYTAIDEEYEKSFIQNKIKSMQDDFIKKVNEEIKKEIKSYSDNINKSIELSLEKIRKLKKSLEFFFKKQTRYKGIDGNFYINLNMEKILNELELKGEEIISEFGSIATKFIAMRLTASLSPILGIVNGIIFSIEKIWDWFVSRPEKKRSKARNQAKKEVKKTVKNLQRKISFEIKKVIKEKEEEIRQVFREFDKVKYDFKKLLDFLQIIINDLKDINYQTSETFLKFLDENIKFGFIQVSLKEGVSVIAVCNPCNALLEKLEMLGIKKENIFIFYSLLEMKNYIDLNKEKSELFKRVADIKLY; from the coding sequence ATGCAAAGTTTAAGGCAAGAAATAAAATTTTTAGTTAATAGATTTATACGAGCTTCAGAAAAAGCCAAGCAAATTTCTTTTGAAGGTGTTGAAACTGAAAAAATAGATAATCTGAGAGATGCTATAACAAAAGAAGTTGAAAATTTAATTAATAACTTAAAAAGATTTCAAAATTTAGAGTGGGATACATTAAATATTGCATTTTTTGGCGAAACTAATGCAGGTAAAAGTACATTAATAGAAGCCCTAATTAAAGGTGATGGTAGAACTGTAGGAACAGGAGTAAAAGATTTTACTACAGAAATAAAAAATTATTCTTTTGGTGAAAAAATTAAATTATTAGATATGCCTGGAATTGAAGGAGATGAAAAAAAGGTTAAAAATGAAATATGGAAAGCAGTTAATAAAGCTCATATTATATTTTATATATTTCCACATACAAAAGAACCAGAAAGGGAAACTTTAAAGAAAATTAGAAAGTATTTAAATAAAAATGCTTATGTATATGGATTAATAAATATTAGAGGTAATTTACCTAAGCAAGCATTAGAAAAGATTCTTAATGAAAATATTAAAATTGTAAAAGAAAATTCTGAAAGACATCTTAAAGAATATCTTAAAGATGCTTTTAAAGATATTTTTATTGTTCATACATTATATGCTTTTTTTTCAAGAGCAAGACAGATACCAGATAACTTAAAAAATAGTTATGAAAAAGCTTTAAATATTTATCAATCAAAAGAAGAATTAGAAGAATTATCAAAAATAAAGCAGATAGAAGAGATTGTAAAAAAAGAAAATCAAAAAAAAGAGATAATAATACCTTGGGATAATACAAAAAAGATATTAAAATCTCAAGAACAAGTTATAAGTCAAATTTTATATTTTAAAAAGGATATGGATAAAGCAATTAAAGATTTTAAAGATCATTTATATGCTACTAAAGAAAAATTAAAAAAAGAAAAAGAGTTATTAAAAAGCAATATTAACAGAGTTATAAATGTAGAATTATCAAAATTTGAAAGTGAATTGATAGAATTTTTATATACAGCAATAGATGAAGAATATGAAAAATCCTTTATCCAAAATAAAATTAAATCTATGCAAGATGATTTTATAAAAAAAGTTAATGAAGAAATAAAAAAAGAAATTAAAAGTTATTCTGATAATATTAATAAAAGTATAGAGTTATCTTTAGAAAAAATTAGGAAGTTAAAAAAATCTTTAGAATTCTTCTTTAAAAAGCAAACGAGATATAAAGGTATTGATGGAAACTTTTATATTAATTTAAATATGGAAAAAATATTAAATGAGCTTGAATTAAAAGGTGAAGAAATAATTTCAGAATTTGGTAGTATTGCGACAAAATTTATAGCAATGCGTCTTACAGCATCTCTTAGTCCTATTTTAGGAATAGTAAATGGAATTATTTTTTCCATAGAAAAAATATGGGATTGGTTTGTCAGTAGACCAGAAAAGAAAAGATCAAAAGCAAGAAACCAAGCAAAAAAAGAAGTGAAAAAAACAGTTAAGAATTTGCAAAGGAAAATTTCTTTTGAAATTAAAAAAGTAATAAAAGAAAAAGAAGAAGAAATTAGACAAGTTTTTAGAGAATTTGATAAAGTTAAATATGATTTTAAAAAACTTTTAGACTTTTTACAAATAATTATAAATGATTTAAAGGATATTAATTACCAAACTTCAGAAACTTTCTTAAAATTTTTAGATGAAAATATAAAATTTGGATTTATACAGGTTTCTTTGAAAGAAGGTGTAAGTGTAATAGCAGTTTGTAATCCTTGTAATGCTTTATTGGAAAAATTAGAAATGCTTGGAATTAAAAAAGAAAATATTTTTATATTCTACTCTCTTTTAGAAATGAAAAACTACATAGATTTAAATAAGGAAAAATCAGAACTTTTTAAAAGAGTTGCTGATATTAAACTATATTAA
- a CDS encoding YkvA family protein has product MAKDFSMEEAQKKILEMIENITESDVKKIVDNKDDILSKLSTSGFKVGAIASQVGNVEQLIEDMKTMLEIVVDYVSGNYKEVPWNTIAAIVVALIYFLSPIDLIPDFIPIVGYTDDITVALTCIKYIKKDLDKYRNWKDSL; this is encoded by the coding sequence ATGGCAAAAGATTTTTCCATGGAAGAAGCTCAAAAGAAAATTTTAGAAATGATAGAAAATATAACAGAAAGCGACGTAAAGAAAATTGTAGATAACAAGGATGATATTTTGTCTAAATTGTCAACTTCTGGATTTAAAGTTGGAGCAATAGCATCACAAGTTGGAAATGTAGAGCAATTAATAGAAGATATGAAAACAATGTTAGAAATAGTAGTAGATTATGTTAGCGGAAATTATAAAGAAGTTCCATGGAATACTATAGCAGCAATTGTAGTTGCATTAATATATTTTCTGTCTCCAATTGACTTAATACCAGATTTTATACCTATAGTAGGATATACAGATGATATTACAGTAGCATTAACTTGTATAAAATATATAAAAAAAGATTTAGATAAATATAGAAATTGGAAAGACTCTTTATAA
- the csx2 gene encoding TIGR02221 family CRISPR-associated protein has translation MKILISVLGEGNYKEATYKFKDIQEKTNYVLSILKKAINPDKIYIIGTNKSKWELADKEIGNYEKVVIPFGTNKEEFWQIFETLANLDVEDKEVYLDLTHGFRSIAFFVSIVMNFFEKVKSAKIKGAYYGIYDKEEEINPIVDLLPILEMNKWIEGYTVYKEYGDSRKLASLIETKYKEIPNEEKRNYQALGKLPKVLDKSSKAFGFTAIDFYIKSLNDITEVSKNLESIPSNVKAIDFLIDDIEEASQIFKNIQKEWQKQLELSRIYFEKNRYSQSLTTLRETLLTYILEEIGEDYTNKDIREEALNKILNEEPEALPTDLVKLIDKVKDLRNKANHGFIGKNSSDSELKTSIDKLGKYLEEAENILKNLSLNKKDLKARIQNIK, from the coding sequence ATGAAAATACTAATATCTGTCTTAGGAGAAGGAAACTATAAAGAAGCTACTTATAAATTTAAAGATATTCAAGAAAAAACAAATTATGTTTTATCTATATTAAAAAAAGCAATAAATCCTGATAAGATATATATAATTGGAACAAATAAATCAAAATGGGAATTGGCAGATAAAGAAATTGGAAATTATGAAAAGGTAGTTATACCTTTTGGAACAAATAAAGAAGAATTTTGGCAAATATTTGAAACATTAGCTAATTTAGATGTTGAAGATAAAGAAGTATATTTAGATTTAACTCATGGATTTCGTTCCATAGCTTTTTTTGTATCTATTGTTATGAACTTCTTTGAAAAAGTAAAAAGTGCAAAAATAAAAGGTGCTTATTATGGTATTTATGACAAAGAAGAAGAAATAAACCCTATTGTTGATTTACTTCCGATACTGGAAATGAATAAATGGATTGAAGGTTATACTGTTTATAAAGAATATGGAGATAGTAGAAAACTTGCATCACTAATAGAAACAAAATATAAAGAAATTCCAAATGAAGAAAAGAGAAATTATCAAGCATTAGGAAAACTTCCAAAAGTTTTAGACAAATCATCAAAAGCTTTTGGATTTACAGCTATTGATTTTTATATTAAATCTCTAAATGATATTACAGAAGTTTCTAAAAACTTAGAAAGTATTCCATCAAATGTAAAAGCTATTGATTTTTTAATAGATGATATAGAAGAAGCATCACAGATTTTTAAAAATATCCAAAAAGAATGGCAAAAACAACTTGAACTTTCAAGAATATATTTTGAAAAAAATAGATATTCACAATCTCTAACAACTCTTAGAGAAACATTACTTACATATATTTTAGAAGAAATTGGAGAAGATTATACAAATAAAGATATTAGAGAAGAAGCTTTAAATAAAATTTTAAATGAAGAACCTGAAGCTTTACCAACAGACCTTGTTAAATTAATTGATAAAGTTAAAGATTTAAGAAATAAAGCAAATCATGGTTTTATAGGAAAAAATTCTAGTGATTCTGAATTAAAAACTTCAATAGATAAACTAGGAAAATACTTAGAAGAAGCAGAAAATATTTTAAAAAATTTAAGCTTAAATAAAAAAGATTTAAAAGCAAGAATACAAAATATAAAATAA
- the rplU gene encoding 50S ribosomal protein L21: MYAVIKTGGKQYRVEPESIIRVEKLNANEGETVEIPAILVRDDNGNIKTEGKVKAEVVKHGKHKKVIVFKFKRKKNYKRWNGHRQPFTELKITEIS, from the coding sequence ATGTACGCTGTTATAAAAACTGGTGGAAAGCAATATAGAGTAGAACCTGAATCTATAATAAGAGTAGAAAAATTAAATGCTAATGAAGGTGAAACTGTTGAAATTCCAGCTATATTAGTTAGAGATGATAATGGAAATATAAAAACAGAAGGAAAAGTAAAAGCAGAAGTTGTAAAACATGGAAAACATAAAAAAGTTATAGTATTTAAATTTAAAAGAAAGAAAAATTATAAAAGATGGAATGGCCATAGACAGCCATTTACTGAATTAAAAATAACTGAAATATCTTAA
- a CDS encoding LeoA/HP0731 family dynamin-like GTPase, whose amino-acid sequence MKKFSEFKTQAISKLSNCKKILNEAKDHISVNDYLEKIDRTIEDLKEEKLKVVFFGGFSDGKTTILSALLNRTDLKISPAPTTDKIEEYKFEDFIVIDTPGLFSEQEEHDEKTKHYISEADLIIFTTDAVNPLKESQHPTIKWLLKDLGKLNQTIFVINKLDETGIDIENREDFDKMCSTKKEVVVSTLNNILEEERDDYLTVCLIADPWGMGIKHWLNNREEYERLSNIKQLEEIIDSVIKSRKYDLIQEKVNSVLQDIILNTQDNLSELIEVFQERLADLEIKKKELESELNGINSQLVKASNRIKNRLDSLRRDLISSVASASNIDELKQFIQTEIGNPKEAEALKSQIEQIYNEELEDFHNYLFNVQKILEEIALAYEEIDDLILNVAQKLSSTSPALKGLLTNTSETLIKSTIFKTRKIFSIPIKFKPWGANKLATNISTIARIGGVILDVAVAAGKIYSDIKFNNKKEELKNNINSLFGELIKNTNPEVLKEIFPVVAEYEKEGKIVLKQYEETKENLEKLKKLNNVLTKCKAN is encoded by the coding sequence ATGAAAAAATTTTCCGAATTTAAAACACAAGCAATATCAAAACTTAGCAATTGTAAAAAAATTCTTAATGAAGCAAAAGATCATATATCTGTAAATGATTATTTAGAAAAAATAGATAGGACAATTGAAGATTTAAAAGAAGAAAAATTAAAAGTTGTATTTTTTGGTGGCTTTTCAGATGGAAAAACTACTATTTTATCTGCTCTATTGAACAGAACAGATTTAAAAATATCTCCAGCACCAACAACAGATAAAATAGAAGAGTATAAATTTGAGGATTTTATAGTAATAGATACACCAGGACTTTTTTCTGAGCAAGAAGAACATGATGAAAAAACAAAACATTATATTTCTGAAGCTGACCTTATTATTTTTACAACTGATGCAGTAAATCCATTAAAAGAAAGTCAACATCCAACAATCAAATGGTTATTAAAAGATTTAGGAAAACTAAATCAAACTATATTTGTGATTAATAAACTAGACGAAACAGGAATAGATATAGAAAATAGAGAAGATTTTGATAAAATGTGTTCAACGAAAAAGGAAGTTGTTGTATCTACTTTAAATAATATTTTAGAAGAAGAAAGAGATGATTATTTAACTGTATGTTTAATTGCTGATCCTTGGGGAATGGGCATTAAACACTGGTTAAACAATAGAGAAGAGTATGAAAGGTTATCAAATATAAAGCAGTTAGAAGAAATTATTGATTCTGTAATAAAAAGTAGAAAATATGACTTGATTCAAGAAAAAGTTAATTCTGTTTTACAAGATATTATATTAAATACCCAAGATAACTTATCAGAGTTAATAGAAGTATTTCAAGAAAGATTAGCGGACTTAGAAATAAAAAAGAAAGAATTAGAAAGTGAGTTAAATGGAATTAACTCTCAATTAGTAAAAGCAAGCAATAGAATTAAAAATAGATTAGACAGTTTAAGAAGAGATTTAATTTCTTCAGTTGCTTCTGCATCTAATATAGATGAACTAAAGCAATTTATCCAGACTGAGATAGGAAATCCTAAGGAAGCAGAAGCATTAAAATCACAGATAGAACAGATATATAATGAAGAATTAGAAGATTTCCATAATTATTTATTTAATGTTCAAAAAATATTAGAGGAAATAGCTCTTGCATATGAAGAAATAGATGATTTAATTTTAAATGTAGCTCAAAAGTTATCTTCTACAAGTCCAGCATTAAAAGGTTTGTTAACTAATACATCAGAAACTTTAATAAAATCAACCATTTTTAAAACAAGAAAAATCTTTTCAATTCCAATAAAATTTAAACCATGGGGAGCTAATAAATTAGCAACAAACATTTCTACAATAGCAAGAATAGGAGGAGTGATTTTAGATGTTGCAGTAGCAGCAGGGAAAATATATAGTGATATTAAATTTAATAATAAAAAAGAAGAATTAAAAAATAATATAAATTCCCTTTTTGGAGAACTAATAAAAAATACAAATCCAGAAGTATTGAAAGAAATTTTTCCTGTAGTTGCTGAATATGAAAAAGAAGGAAAAATAGTACTAAAGCAGTATGAAGAAACAAAGGAAAATTTAGAAAAGTTAAAAAAACTGAATAATGTTTTAACTAAATGCAAAGCTAATTAA
- a CDS encoding EAL domain-containing protein, whose product MYGKDNLLIEITEQQALENFDILENLNKTHKVKFVIDDFGSGYSSLKTLVDMVSKELIDILKIDGSLIVNLDKEEETQKIVQVITNMCQILNIKSLAEFVENEKTVEILSKFGTDLLQGFYLSKPLRVEEILVVN is encoded by the coding sequence ATTTATGGAAAAGATAATCTTCTTATAGAAATTACAGAACAGCAAGCTCTTGAAAACTTTGATATTTTAGAAAATCTTAATAAAACTCATAAAGTAAAATTCGTAATAGATGACTTTGGAAGTGGCTATTCTTCTTTAAAAACTTTAGTAGATATGGTTAGTAAAGAACTTATAGATATATTAAAAATAGATGGTTCCTTAATAGTAAATTTAGATAAAGAAGAAGAAACTCAGAAAATCGTTCAAGTTATTACTAATATGTGTCAGATTCTTAATATAAAATCCTTAGCAGAGTTTGTAGAAAATGAAAAAACTGTAGAAATACTTTCTAAATTTGGAACTGACTTACTACAAGGATTTTATTTAAGTAAACCTCTAAGAGTTGAGGAAATTTTAGTAGTAAACTGA
- the rpmA gene encoding 50S ribosomal protein L27: MASKASGGSTRNGRDSRSKRLGVKRYDGQVVKAGNILVRQRGTKIYPGKNVGLGKDYTLFALVDGKVKFETSKGKKVVSVYPVNA; this comes from the coding sequence ATGGCATCAAAAGCAAGTGGTGGTTCAACCCGTAATGGTCGTGATAGTAGATCGAAACGCCTTGGTGTTAAAAGATATGATGGACAAGTTGTAAAAGCTGGAAATATTCTTGTAAGACAAAGAGGAACTAAAATATATCCTGGAAAAAATGTAGGACTTGGAAAAGACTATACTCTTTTTGCACTTGTTGATGGTAAAGTTAAGTTTGAAACCTCAAAAGGTAAAAAAGTAGTAAGTGTTTATCCTGTAAATGCATAA
- the cas6 gene encoding CRISPR-associated endoribonuclease Cas6, protein MRIKLVLNSEKNFISLPIHHNEIIQAMLYKSLPSSIAKYLHDTGFFFNGRKFKLFTFSKIYTEKFIIKDEEIFYKTPITIFISSAIEDIGLNWGENFLKKDIVNLGKNKLFLEEIQILKKPDLKETNIIKTLSPITVYKTLTKDGKKFTQYYRPTDLEFKQLIKENIKKKYSILTGMNIDDFEFDIKLISKFREVPLKYKNFFIKGIEGKFKINIDPVIFNAIYDSGLGAKNSQGFGMIEIINTKNSVV, encoded by the coding sequence ATGAGAATAAAGCTTGTACTTAACTCAGAAAAAAATTTTATATCTTTACCTATCCATCATAATGAGATAATTCAGGCTATGTTATATAAAAGTCTTCCAAGTTCTATAGCTAAATATCTTCATGATACTGGTTTTTTCTTTAATGGTAGAAAGTTTAAACTTTTTACATTTTCTAAAATATATACAGAAAAATTTATTATTAAAGATGAAGAGATATTTTATAAAACACCTATTACAATATTTATTTCATCAGCTATAGAAGATATTGGCTTAAATTGGGGAGAAAACTTTTTAAAAAAAGATATAGTAAATTTAGGAAAAAATAAATTATTTCTTGAAGAGATTCAAATTTTAAAAAAACCAGACTTAAAAGAAACAAATATTATTAAAACATTATCTCCAATAACAGTTTATAAAACTTTAACAAAAGATGGAAAGAAATTTACTCAATATTATAGGCCTACAGATTTAGAGTTTAAGCAATTAATAAAAGAAAATATAAAGAAAAAATATAGCATTTTAACAGGTATGAATATAGATGATTTTGAGTTTGATATAAAGCTAATATCAAAATTTAGAGAAGTACCTTTAAAGTATAAAAACTTCTTTATAAAAGGTATAGAAGGTAAGTTTAAAATAAATATAGATCCAGTAATTTTTAATGCTATTTACGATAGTGGTTTAGGAGCTAAAAATTCACAAGGTTTTGGGATGATAGAAATAATAAATACTAAAAATTCAGTTGTTTAA
- a CDS encoding YkvA family protein has translation MVKNFSKDDAKKELLERAKNITEEDLEKVLQKQEEIRKKFETGGPLGRYIDDVKLLFSLIKDYFNGSYRKIPWFSIAAIIAALFYVLNPIDVIPDFIPVIGYLDDLAVMAVCLNFVEQDLHKYKKWKINNM, from the coding sequence ATGGTAAAAAATTTTTCAAAAGATGATGCAAAAAAAGAACTTTTAGAAAGAGCTAAAAACATTACAGAAGAAGATTTAGAAAAAGTTTTACAGAAACAAGAAGAAATTAGAAAAAAATTTGAAACAGGTGGTCCTCTTGGAAGATATATAGATGATGTAAAGCTTTTATTTTCTTTAATAAAGGATTATTTTAATGGAAGTTATAGAAAAATTCCTTGGTTTTCAATAGCGGCAATAATAGCGGCATTATTTTATGTATTAAACCCCATAGATGTAATACCAGATTTTATCCCTGTAATTGGATATTTAGATGATTTAGCTGTTATGGCTGTTTGCTTAAATTTTGTAGAACAAGACTTACATAAGTACAAAAAGTGGAAAATCAATAATATGTAA